One window from the genome of Zonotrichia leucophrys gambelii isolate GWCS_2022_RI chromosome 29, RI_Zleu_2.0, whole genome shotgun sequence encodes:
- the TMPRSS12 gene encoding transmembrane protease serine 12, which translates to MRRARPALPLLLLLLAGPLPAGTAPTDPVDECQQQLPVARSVVSWIVGGYEAPEGAWPWVVSLQVLRGGVRFVHLCGGVLLGRRAVLTAGHCVDGRMDPCSWRAVLGVHNLHKHSRHTARRRIRRIIVHSEFKRETFENDVAVLELRSAVRYSLFIQPVCLAPAALVPPLENSSDCYISGWGRTSEKGKISPVLKEAHVAILPSSLCNSSAGYAGLMSDKALCAGAWAGGTDSCQGDSGGPLVCYHADTDRYYLIGIASFGVGCGRPRYPGIYVRLSQYRKWIKAKLLLINQAWSPPGTALTVLLALGHTLLTHLL; encoded by the exons ATGCGGCGGGCGCGGCCCGCgctcccgctgctgctgctgctgctcgcgGGGCCCCTGCCCGCGGGGACGGCCCCCACAGACCCTGTGGACG agtgtcagcagcagctgccggTGGCCCGGAGCGTGGTGTCCTGGATCGTGGGGGGCTACGAGGCCCCGGAGGGCGCGTGGCCGTGGGTGGTGAGCCTGCAGGTGCTGCGCGGCGGCGTCCGCTTCGTGCACCTGTGCGGCGGCGTGCTGCTGGGCCGGAGAGCCGTGCTGACCGCCGGCCACTGCGTGGATGGCAGGAT GGATCCGTGCTCCTGGCGAGCCGTCCTGGGCGTGCACAACCTGCACAAGCACAGCCGGCACACGGCCCGGAGGAGGATCAGGAGGATCATCGTGCACTCGGAGTTCAAGAGGGAAACCTTCGAGAACGACGTGGCCGTGCTGGAGCTGAGGTCGGCCGTGCGCTACAGCCTCTTCATCCAGCCCGTGTGCCTGGCCCCGGCCGCCCTGGTGCCGCCGCTGGAGAACAGCTCCGACTGCTACATCAGCGGCTGGGGACGCACCAGCGAGAAGG GTAAAATCTCCCCTGTGCTAAAAGAAGCCCACGTGGCAATCCTCCCTTCCAGCCTGTGCAACAGCTCTGCGGGCTACGCGGGGCTCATGAGCGACAAAGCGCTGTGTGCCGGCGCCTGGGCCGGGGGCACCGACAGCTGCCAG GGCGACAGCGGGGGCCCCTTGGTGTGCTACCACGCGGACACGGACAGGTATTACCTGATCGGCATCGCCAGCTTCGGCGTGGGCTGCGGCCGCCCCCGCTACCCCGGCATCTACGTGCGCCTGTCCCAGTACCGCAAATGGATCAAAGCCAAACTGCTGCTGATTAACCAGGCCTGGAGCCCCCCGGGCACCGCGCTCACcgtgctgctggccctggggcaCACGCTGCTCACGCACCTTCTGTAG
- the ATF1 gene encoding cyclic AMP-dependent transcription factor ATF-1, whose amino-acid sequence MMEEVHKGSSSSSVPAQPSAGQGTTLQAAQLSHIAQQMSLRGSAPLTVVQLPGEQVQVQGVIQTAQSSSVIHSPQVQTVQVSSLSESEDSQDSSDSIGSSQKARGILARRPSYRKILKDLSSEDTRDRKGDEESPGVSTVASMSVPTPIYQTSTGQYIAIAANGLQLAGPGADGVQGLQTLTMANAGASQPGTTILQYAQTSDGQQILVPSNQVVVQTASGDMQTYQIRTTPTTSSLPQTVVMTSPVTLTSQSSKTDDPQLKREIRLMKNREAARECRRKKKEYVKCLENRVAVLENQNKTLIEELKTLKDLYCHKSV is encoded by the exons ATGATGGAAGAGGTGcacaagggcagcagcagcagctctgttccGGCGCAGCCCTCGGCTGGACAAGGTACAaccctgcaggcagctcagctctCTCATATTGCTCAACAG ATGTCTCTCCGAGGTTCTGCTCCCCTCACAGTGGTTCAGCTTCCTGGAGAGCAAGTCCAGGTGCAGGGAGTCATTCAGACAGCTCAGTCCTCCTCGGTGATCCACTCCCCTCAGGTGCAGACCGTGCAG GTATCTTCCTTGTCTGAGAGTGAGGATTCTCAGGACTCCTCAGACAGCATTGGCTCCTCACAGAAAGCTCGAGGCATCTTGGCTCGTCGTCCATCCTACCG aaaaattttgaaagatCTTTCTTCTGAAGACACACGGGATAGAAAAGGAGATGAGGAAAGTCCTGGGGTCTCCACTGTGGCCTCCATGTCCGTTCCCACGCCCATCTACCAGACAAGCACTGGACAGTACA TTGCCATTGCAGCCAACGGGCTGCAgctggcggggccgggggcagacggggtgcaggggctgcagacaCTGACCATGGCCAACGCCGGCGCCTCCCAGCCCGGCACCACCATCCTGCAGTACGCCCAGACCTCGGACGGGCAGCAGATCCTGGTGCCCAGCAACCAGGTGGTGGTGCAGA ctgcctctgggGACATGCAGACGTACCAGATCCGCACCACGCCCAccacctcctccctgccccagacCGTGGTGATGACGTCCCCCGTCACTCTGACGTCCCAGAGCAGCAAGACAGACGACCCACAGCTGAAACGGGAGATCAGGCTGATGAAGAACAG AGAAGCTGCCCGGGAGTGCCGTAGGAAGAAGAAGGAGTATGTGAAATGTTTGGAAAATCGAGTGGCAGTCCTggaaaatcagaacaaaactCTAATTGAAGAGCTAAAAACTTTGAAAGATCTTTACTGTCATAAAAGTGTGTAA